In Pseudomonas hamedanensis, a single window of DNA contains:
- a CDS encoding SDR family oxidoreductase — protein MDQQKNDLVVICGASAGVGRATAQRFAAGGYRIGLLARDEAALTETCAELAQYGVAVKAISVDVADAQAVQAAADELETQLGPLRIWINCAMTTVFSPVATLTAEEIRRVTEVTYLGAVHGTLAALRLMRPRNQGLIIQVGSALAYRAIPLQAAYCAAKFAVRGFTDALRCELLHDHSRIRLCMVQLPAVNTPQFDWARNKLEKRPQPVPPIHDPDVAARAIFSVVRRPPRELWLGMATIKAIVGTCLMPGLLDRMLARQAWSGQMCNESDDADRGDNLYEAQSTDLHRTRGRFVGRSKDSALALTSTQVTALSALLALVCAAVLLLF, from the coding sequence ATGGATCAGCAGAAAAACGATCTGGTGGTGATTTGTGGCGCGAGCGCAGGCGTAGGGCGTGCCACGGCCCAGCGCTTCGCCGCCGGCGGTTACCGCATCGGCCTGCTGGCACGCGATGAAGCCGCGCTTACGGAAACATGTGCAGAACTGGCGCAGTACGGCGTCGCGGTGAAGGCCATCAGTGTCGATGTGGCCGATGCGCAAGCCGTGCAAGCGGCGGCGGATGAGCTGGAAACGCAATTGGGGCCGCTGCGGATCTGGATCAATTGCGCCATGACCACGGTGTTTTCACCCGTGGCGACACTCACCGCAGAGGAGATTCGCCGAGTCACCGAAGTGACTTATCTGGGCGCTGTTCACGGCACCCTGGCCGCCTTGCGCTTGATGCGCCCGCGTAATCAGGGGCTGATCATTCAGGTCGGCTCGGCGCTGGCCTATCGGGCGATCCCGTTGCAGGCAGCCTATTGCGCCGCGAAGTTTGCCGTGCGCGGTTTCACCGACGCGTTGCGCTGTGAACTGTTGCATGACCACAGCAGGATTCGCCTGTGCATGGTGCAACTGCCAGCGGTCAACACGCCGCAGTTCGACTGGGCACGCAACAAGCTGGAAAAGCGCCCGCAACCGGTGCCGCCTATCCACGATCCCGACGTCGCTGCCCGTGCGATTTTTAGTGTTGTGCGGCGTCCACCCCGAGAGTTGTGGCTGGGCATGGCAACGATCAAAGCAATCGTCGGAACCTGCCTGATGCCGGGCCTGCTCGACCGCATGCTGGCGCGCCAGGCCTGGTCTGGGCAGATGTGCAACGAAAGTGATGACGCCGACCGTGGCGATAATCTATACGAGGCGCAGAGCACTGACCTGCACCGCACACGCGGAAGGTTTGTCGGCCGCTCGAAGGACTCGGCGCTGGCGCTGACATCGACGCAGGTCACGGCATTGTCTGCGTTATTGGCGCTGGTGTGCGCGGCGGTGCTGTTGCTGTTTTGA
- a CDS encoding ABC transporter ATP-binding protein: MLRLFEQRLDPFPPDEAPPPPVGLFQFLWACTRGARRYILVFALLSASVSIYEAWLFSFLGQVVDLLSTWQTGGAASDEESRVLWGIGIVLVVSIGLVALRTMVQHQILAINLPLRLRWDFHRLMLRQSLSFFSDEFSGRVTTKVMQTALAVREVLFTLIEILPGIGVYFIAIIALAGGFALKLMLPFLAWIVLFGLAMLYFVPRLGQVGQEQADARSSMTGRIADAYTNITTVKLFSHSKREAHFARAAMEDFKLTGFRQMRLVSQFEIVNQALVVGLILGAGGYALWLWHQGQVGTGAVAAITAMALRINGMSHWIMWQMTSLFENIGTVQDGMDTLTRGPKVQDAPDAKVLVPAGGAVTFDNVSFNYSGERQVLDGLSLNIRAGEKIGLVGRSGAGKSTLINLLLRFYDVNSGEIRIDGQNIAHVTQDSLRSAIGMVTQDTSLLHRSIRDNIAYGRPDATDEQIRRAAAHAQADGFISQLSDKQGHNGYDTLVGERGIKLSGGQRQRIAIARVMLKNAPILLLDEATSALDSEVEVAIQESLDEMMKGKTVIAIAHRLSTIAAMDRLIVMDEGRIIEQGTHAQLLEKNGTYARLWQHQSGGFLGEDQGLTETLEQA; encoded by the coding sequence ATGCTTCGCCTGTTTGAACAAAGGCTTGACCCCTTTCCTCCCGACGAGGCCCCACCACCGCCAGTCGGTCTGTTCCAGTTTCTGTGGGCCTGCACGCGCGGTGCGCGCCGCTACATTCTTGTCTTCGCCCTGCTCAGCGCCAGCGTGTCCATCTACGAGGCCTGGCTGTTTTCCTTTCTCGGGCAAGTGGTCGATCTGCTGTCGACCTGGCAGACCGGGGGCGCGGCGAGCGATGAGGAAAGCCGTGTGCTGTGGGGCATCGGCATTGTGCTGGTTGTCAGCATCGGGCTGGTGGCGCTGCGCACGATGGTGCAGCACCAGATCCTGGCGATCAATCTGCCGCTGCGCCTGCGCTGGGATTTCCACCGACTGATGCTGCGACAAAGCCTGTCGTTCTTCTCCGATGAGTTTTCCGGCCGGGTCACGACCAAGGTGATGCAGACAGCGCTGGCCGTGCGCGAAGTGCTGTTCACGCTGATCGAGATCCTGCCCGGCATTGGCGTTTATTTCATTGCGATCATCGCGCTGGCCGGCGGCTTCGCCCTCAAGCTCATGCTGCCGTTCCTTGCCTGGATCGTGCTGTTCGGCCTGGCGATGCTGTATTTCGTACCGCGCCTGGGCCAGGTCGGCCAGGAACAGGCCGATGCGCGCTCGTCGATGACCGGGCGCATTGCCGACGCCTACACCAACATCACCACGGTGAAACTGTTCTCCCACTCCAAACGTGAAGCGCACTTCGCGCGCGCGGCCATGGAAGATTTCAAGCTCACCGGTTTTCGCCAGATGCGTCTGGTCAGCCAGTTCGAGATCGTCAATCAGGCCCTGGTGGTCGGGCTGATTCTTGGCGCTGGCGGCTACGCCCTGTGGCTGTGGCACCAGGGCCAGGTCGGCACGGGTGCCGTGGCCGCAATCACGGCGATGGCGTTGCGCATCAACGGCATGTCGCACTGGATCATGTGGCAGATGACTTCACTGTTCGAGAACATCGGCACCGTGCAGGACGGCATGGACACCTTGACCCGCGGCCCGAAAGTGCAGGATGCGCCGGACGCCAAGGTATTGGTGCCAGCGGGCGGCGCAGTGACGTTCGATAACGTGAGTTTCAACTACAGCGGTGAACGCCAGGTGCTCGACGGTTTGAGCCTGAACATTCGTGCCGGGGAAAAAATCGGCCTGGTCGGCCGATCCGGTGCGGGCAAATCGACGCTGATCAATCTGTTGCTGCGTTTCTATGACGTGAACAGCGGCGAGATCCGCATCGATGGGCAAAACATCGCGCACGTCACGCAAGACAGCCTGCGCAGCGCAATCGGCATGGTCACGCAGGACACGTCCCTGCTGCACCGTTCGATACGCGACAACATCGCCTATGGCCGCCCGGATGCAACCGACGAACAAATCCGCCGCGCCGCCGCACATGCCCAGGCCGACGGTTTCATCAGCCAACTGAGCGACAAACAAGGCCACAACGGTTACGACACCCTGGTGGGTGAGCGCGGCATCAAGCTTTCGGGAGGCCAGCGCCAACGTATCGCCATCGCCCGGGTGATGCTCAAGAACGCGCCGATTCTGTTACTCGACGAGGCCACCAGCGCGCTGGACTCCGAAGTTGAAGTCGCGATTCAGGAAAGTCTCGATGAGATGATGAAGGGCAAGACGGTCATCGCCATCGCCCATCGATTGTCGACGATTGCGGCCATGGATCGCCTGATTGTCATGGATGAAGGGCGCATCATCGAGCAAGGCACCCACGCCCAATTGCTGGAAAAGAACGGCACCTATGCGCGGCTCTGGCAGCACCAGAGTGGCGGCTTCCTGGGCGAGGATCAGGGGCTGACCGAGACGCTGGAACAGGCCTGA
- a CDS encoding cupin domain-containing protein: MNRPLFLATAAVFACLIGTAQAADSGAMSWQKGLSRTDLVRQDVGAVDSEVIQARIDFEPGVTSPRHAHPGVEIAHVLSGTFEYQLEGRAPVILKAGESLLIPQGVAHVAKNVGSDTASELATYVVKKGEPVLILKP, translated from the coding sequence ATGAATCGTCCACTGTTTCTTGCTACCGCCGCTGTCTTCGCTTGTCTGATCGGCACGGCACAGGCCGCTGACAGCGGGGCCATGAGCTGGCAGAAGGGGCTGAGCCGCACGGACCTGGTCCGCCAGGACGTGGGCGCGGTCGACAGCGAAGTGATCCAGGCGCGGATCGATTTCGAACCGGGTGTGACTTCGCCGAGACACGCGCACCCTGGCGTGGAAATCGCTCACGTGCTCAGCGGCACGTTCGAATACCAACTGGAAGGCCGCGCGCCGGTGATCCTCAAGGCCGGTGAGTCGTTGTTGATTCCACAAGGCGTGGCGCATGTGGCGAAAAACGTTGGCAGCGACACGGCCTCGGAACTGGCCACCTACGTCGTCAAAAAGGGCGAACCGGTGCTGATTCTCAAGCCCTGA
- a CDS encoding RidA family protein, whose amino-acid sequence MTTPDITFTPDPDAESISSDVATFGGIMVSTQIPTRADGSLELGDITAQSECTLQALKAALERAGSSMDRVMHLTIYLTDMADRAAFNEVYQRFFAKPWPVRAAVGVASLAVEGMRVEVTAMAAKA is encoded by the coding sequence ATGACCACTCCAGACATCACGTTCACGCCCGATCCGGACGCTGAGTCGATTTCTTCCGACGTCGCCACCTTCGGCGGGATCATGGTCTCTACGCAGATCCCGACCCGCGCTGACGGCAGCCTGGAACTGGGCGATATCACCGCGCAAAGCGAATGCACACTGCAAGCATTGAAAGCCGCTCTGGAGCGCGCCGGCAGTTCGATGGACCGGGTCATGCACCTGACCATCTACCTCACCGACATGGCCGATCGCGCCGCGTTCAACGAGGTCTACCAGCGTTTCTTCGCCAAACCATGGCCGGTGCGTGCGGCGGTGGGCGTGGCGTCGCTGGCGGTTGAGGGGATGCGTGTGGAAGTGACGGCAATGGCGGCCAAGGCCTGA
- a CDS encoding peptidase U32 family protein → MSLPKHHLELLSPARDVAIAREAILHGADAVYIGGPSFGARHNACNEVGEIADLVEFARRYHARIFTTINTILHDNELEPARKLIHQLYDAGVDALIVQDLGVMELDIPPIELHASTQTDIRTLERAKFLDQAGFSQLVLARELNLQEIRAIADETDAAIEFFIHGALCVAFSGQCNISHAQTGRSANRGDCSQACRLPYTLKDEKGGVIAYEKHLLSMKDNNQSANIRALVEAGVRSFKIEGRYKDMGYVKNITAYYRQRLDDVLEDRPDLARASSGRTVHFFMPDPEKTFHRGSTDYFVTDRKIDIGAFDSPTFTGLPVGTVEKVGKRDMQVVTHEPLSNGDGLNVLVKREVVGFRANIAEAKGEFEEDGEKRYRYRVEPNEMPEGLFKLRPNHPLNRNLDHNWQQALQKTSSERRVALSWVARLREDKLEVTATSEEGISASVSLNGPFGVANKPEQALEQLRDLLGQLGTTQYHATDVKLDTPQAFFIPNSQLKALRREVIEALTAARVAAHPRGSRKAETSPPPVYPDSHLTFLANVYNQKARDFYHRHGVKLIDAAYEAHEEPGEVPVMITKHCLRFSFNLCPKQAKGVTGVRTKVAPMQLIHGDEVLTLKFDCKPCEMHIIGKMKGHILNLPQPGSVVGHISPEDLMKTIPRAPH, encoded by the coding sequence ATGTCCTTGCCCAAGCATCATCTGGAATTGCTCAGCCCTGCCCGCGACGTGGCCATCGCCCGTGAGGCGATCCTGCATGGCGCCGACGCCGTGTACATCGGCGGCCCGAGCTTCGGCGCGCGCCACAACGCCTGCAACGAAGTCGGTGAAATTGCCGATCTGGTGGAGTTCGCCCGCCGCTACCATGCGCGGATTTTCACCACCATCAACACCATCCTGCACGACAACGAACTGGAGCCGGCGCGCAAGCTGATCCATCAGTTGTACGACGCCGGCGTCGATGCGCTGATCGTCCAGGACCTGGGCGTGATGGAGCTGGACATTCCGCCCATCGAACTGCACGCCTCGACCCAGACCGACATCCGCACGCTCGAGCGAGCGAAGTTCCTTGATCAGGCCGGCTTTTCGCAACTGGTACTGGCCCGCGAGCTGAACCTGCAGGAAATCCGTGCCATCGCCGATGAAACCGACGCGGCCATCGAATTCTTCATTCATGGTGCGTTGTGCGTGGCTTTCTCCGGTCAGTGCAACATTTCCCACGCGCAGACCGGGCGCAGTGCCAACCGTGGCGACTGCTCCCAGGCGTGCCGCTTGCCGTACACCCTCAAAGACGAAAAAGGTGGCGTGATCGCCTACGAAAAGCACCTGCTGTCGATGAAGGACAACAACCAGAGCGCGAACATTCGTGCGCTGGTTGAAGCCGGCGTGCGTTCGTTCAAGATTGAGGGTCGCTACAAGGACATGGGCTATGTGAAGAACATCACTGCCTATTACCGCCAGCGCCTCGACGATGTGCTCGAAGATCGCCCGGACCTGGCCCGCGCCTCCAGCGGCCGCACCGTGCATTTCTTCATGCCCGACCCGGAAAAAACCTTCCACCGCGGCAGCACCGATTACTTCGTCACTGATCGCAAGATCGACATCGGCGCTTTCGACTCGCCAACCTTTACCGGCCTGCCGGTCGGTACGGTGGAAAAAGTCGGCAAGCGTGACATGCAGGTCGTGACCCACGAACCGCTGTCCAACGGTGACGGCCTGAACGTGCTGGTCAAACGCGAAGTGGTCGGTTTTCGCGCCAACATCGCTGAGGCCAAAGGCGAGTTCGAAGAAGACGGCGAGAAGCGCTACCGCTATCGCGTCGAGCCGAATGAAATGCCCGAAGGCCTGTTCAAGCTACGGCCGAACCACCCGTTAAATCGCAACCTCGATCACAACTGGCAACAGGCGCTGCAAAAGACCTCGTCGGAACGTCGCGTGGCCCTGAGCTGGGTTGCCCGTCTGCGTGAAGATAAGCTGGAAGTGACCGCAACCAGCGAGGAAGGCATCAGCGCCAGCGTCAGCCTCAACGGACCGTTCGGCGTCGCCAACAAACCGGAACAGGCGCTGGAGCAACTGCGCGACCTGCTCGGCCAGCTCGGTACCACCCAGTACCACGCCACCGACGTCAAACTCGATACGCCGCAAGCGTTCTTCATCCCCAACTCGCAGCTCAAGGCCCTGCGCCGCGAAGTGATCGAAGCGCTGACGGCTGCGCGTGTTGCCGCCCACCCGCGAGGCAGCCGCAAAGCCGAAACCAGCCCGCCGCCGGTGTACCCGGATTCGCACCTGACCTTCCTCGCCAACGTCTACAACCAGAAGGCGCGCGACTTCTATCACCGCCACGGCGTCAAGCTGATCGACGCGGCCTATGAAGCGCACGAAGAACCGGGCGAAGTGCCGGTGATGATCACCAAGCACTGCCTGCGTTTCTCCTTCAACCTGTGCCCGAAACAGGCCAAAGGCGTGACCGGCGTGCGTACCAAGGTCGCCCCGATGCAATTGATCCACGGCGACGAAGTGCTGACGTTGAAATTCGACTGCAAGCCGTGCGAGATGCACATCATCGGCAAGATGAAAGGCCATATCCTCAATCTGCCGCAACCGGGCAGCGTGGTCGGCCACATCAGCCCCGAAGACTTGATGAAAACCATCCCGCGCGCACCGCACTGA
- a CDS encoding alpha/beta fold hydrolase, which yields MKKAQPLRKTAVGLSMLALSLFGSISAVQAQTVEPATVSYTTPSPFGPLKHVKAGVLEVAYAETGPADGPVVILLHGWPYDIHSYDDVAPLLAAKGYRVLMPYARGYGDTHFLSKDTLRNSQPAALASDVIDFMDALKIKQAVLGGYDWGARSADIVAALWPERVKALVAVSGYLIGNQAAGQNPLPPAAELQWWYQFYFATDRGRAGYENNTHDFAKLIWQLASPQWKFDDATFDRSAKALQNPDHVDITVFNYRWRLGLVQGEAKYAALEQKLATAPSISVPTITLEGDANGAPHPRPEDYAKRFTGKYQFRLIEGGVGHNLPQEAPKAFARAVVDADHL from the coding sequence ATGAAAAAGGCTCAACCCTTGCGTAAAACCGCTGTCGGTTTATCGATGCTGGCCTTGTCGCTGTTCGGCTCAATCAGCGCCGTCCAGGCGCAAACCGTCGAACCGGCGACCGTCAGCTACACCACCCCCTCGCCGTTCGGCCCGCTGAAACACGTGAAGGCCGGCGTGCTTGAGGTGGCGTACGCCGAAACCGGCCCCGCCGATGGCCCGGTGGTCATCCTGCTGCACGGATGGCCGTACGATATTCACAGCTACGACGACGTCGCGCCGTTACTCGCAGCCAAGGGGTATCGGGTGTTGATGCCGTATGCGCGCGGTTATGGCGATACGCACTTTCTCTCCAAAGACACCCTGCGCAACAGTCAACCGGCCGCGCTGGCCAGCGACGTCATCGACTTCATGGATGCGCTGAAGATCAAGCAAGCGGTGCTCGGCGGTTATGACTGGGGCGCCCGTTCGGCCGACATCGTCGCGGCGCTCTGGCCGGAACGGGTGAAGGCGCTGGTGGCGGTCAGCGGTTATCTGATCGGCAATCAGGCTGCCGGGCAGAACCCGTTGCCGCCCGCAGCGGAACTGCAATGGTGGTATCAGTTCTACTTCGCCACCGACCGGGGCCGCGCCGGCTACGAGAATAACACCCATGACTTCGCCAAATTGATCTGGCAACTCGCTTCGCCACAGTGGAAGTTCGATGACGCGACCTTCGACCGCAGCGCCAAGGCCTTGCAGAACCCCGATCACGTCGACATCACCGTGTTCAACTATCGCTGGCGGCTCGGTCTGGTTCAGGGCGAGGCGAAATACGCAGCGCTGGAACAGAAACTCGCCACCGCGCCGTCAATCAGCGTGCCGACCATCACCCTTGAAGGCGACGCCAACGGTGCGCCGCACCCCAGGCCCGAGGACTATGCCAAGCGTTTTACCGGCAAATATCAGTTCCGGTTGATCGAGGGTGGGGTTGGGCATAATTTGCCTCAAGAGGCTCCGAAAGCGTTCGCCCGGGCTGTGGTGGATGCCGATCACCTCTGA
- a CDS encoding GlxA family transcriptional regulator: MDPTLIERRQFSGGMKGKNLRYLNEQDTASSGVTRTGFLLLEHFSLPAFTQALDTVVTTNLLRPGLFSSRTFGLGDGEVISDLGLVIRPDARLNPAALQALDLLVVCGGYRTELRASDEFIGLLKAAAERGVSLAGLWNGSWFLGRAGLLDGYRCAIHPEHRPALTEIAKSTHVSSEPYVIDRDRLTASSPSGAFHMALDWIKGLHGKALVEGIEDILAFEESRYRRIKPDENICVSAPLREVIKLMDANLEEPLELEQLAVYAGRSRRQLERLFKEQLGTTPQRYYLELRITEARRLLQHTELSQVEVLVACGFVSPSHFSKCYSSYFGYRPSKEKRLVK, encoded by the coding sequence ATGGACCCGACCTTGATCGAACGACGTCAATTCAGCGGAGGCATGAAGGGCAAGAACCTCCGCTATCTGAATGAGCAGGACACCGCCAGCAGCGGTGTGACCCGCACCGGTTTTTTGCTCCTCGAACATTTTTCGCTACCGGCCTTCACCCAGGCACTGGACACGGTGGTCACCACCAACCTGTTGCGTCCGGGGCTTTTCTCGTCGCGCACTTTCGGGTTGGGCGATGGCGAGGTGATCAGTGACCTGGGTCTGGTCATCCGCCCTGATGCACGGCTGAATCCAGCGGCGCTGCAAGCGCTGGACCTTTTAGTTGTATGTGGAGGTTATCGCACCGAACTGCGCGCCAGTGACGAGTTCATCGGACTGCTCAAAGCGGCGGCGGAGCGGGGCGTGAGCCTCGCCGGTTTGTGGAACGGTTCGTGGTTTCTCGGCCGCGCCGGTCTGCTCGACGGCTATCGCTGCGCAATCCACCCGGAACATCGCCCGGCGCTCACCGAGATCGCCAAGAGCACCCACGTCAGCAGCGAACCCTACGTCATTGATCGCGACCGCCTCACCGCCTCCAGCCCGTCCGGGGCGTTCCACATGGCGCTCGACTGGATCAAGGGCTTGCATGGCAAAGCGTTGGTCGAGGGCATTGAAGACATTCTGGCCTTCGAGGAGTCGCGCTACCGGCGGATCAAACCGGACGAAAACATCTGCGTCAGCGCGCCGTTGCGTGAAGTGATCAAGCTGATGGATGCCAACCTCGAAGAGCCGCTGGAACTGGAACAACTGGCGGTCTACGCCGGGCGCTCGCGGCGTCAGTTGGAGCGCCTGTTCAAGGAACAACTGGGCACCACGCCGCAGCGCTATTACCTGGAGCTGCGTATCACCGAAGCGCGGCGCCTGCTGCAACACACTGAACTGTCACAGGTGGAAGTGCTGGTGGCCTGCGGATTCGTCTCGCCGAGCCATTTCAGCAAATGCTACAGCTCATACTTCGGTTATCGCCCATCGAAAGAAAAACGGCTGGTCAAATAG
- a CDS encoding LysR family transcriptional regulator: MDRFDAMQAFARVVEAGSFTKAAETLHMSKTTVTQLVQQLEARLRVRLLNRTTRKVNVTADGAAYYERVIKLLADLDDAETSLPGAAARPRGRLRIDVPSPFARLILVPALPAFHARYPDIQIDMGVSDRIVDIIDENVDCVVRGGELLDQSLMARKVADLPLGVFAAPVYLAREGTPAHPLELEDSHHRVVAFLWARTGKPVPYALHNGAEQLQIKGRHVLAVDDGNAYLAAGLAGLGVLWLPTYMSDAPVANGELVPLFEDWQLEPMPLYIAYPPNRHVSLKLRVFIDWVVELMALRVPVVTRQSLA; this comes from the coding sequence ATGGACCGGTTCGATGCGATGCAGGCCTTTGCCCGGGTGGTCGAGGCGGGCAGTTTCACCAAAGCCGCCGAGACCTTGCACATGAGCAAGACCACTGTCACCCAACTGGTGCAGCAACTGGAGGCGCGCTTGCGGGTGCGGTTGCTTAATCGCACCACGCGCAAAGTCAACGTCACCGCCGATGGTGCGGCGTATTACGAGCGGGTGATCAAGCTGCTGGCCGATCTGGACGACGCCGAAACCAGCCTGCCCGGCGCCGCCGCACGGCCACGCGGGCGCTTGCGCATCGACGTGCCGAGCCCGTTCGCGCGGCTGATTCTGGTGCCGGCCTTGCCAGCGTTTCATGCGCGCTACCCGGATATCCAGATCGACATGGGCGTCAGCGACCGCATTGTCGACATCATCGATGAGAACGTCGATTGCGTGGTGCGCGGTGGCGAACTGCTCGATCAATCGCTGATGGCGCGCAAGGTCGCTGATCTGCCATTGGGCGTGTTTGCCGCGCCAGTGTATCTGGCTCGCGAGGGCACGCCGGCGCATCCGCTGGAACTGGAAGACTCCCATCACCGCGTCGTCGCTTTTCTTTGGGCGCGCACGGGCAAACCCGTGCCTTATGCCTTGCACAACGGTGCTGAGCAGTTGCAAATCAAAGGCCGCCACGTGCTCGCGGTCGACGACGGCAACGCCTACCTCGCGGCGGGCCTCGCCGGGTTGGGCGTGCTGTGGTTGCCCACGTACATGTCTGACGCGCCTGTGGCAAACGGAGAATTGGTGCCGCTGTTCGAAGACTGGCAGCTTGAACCGATGCCCCTTTACATCGCCTACCCGCCGAACCGGCATGTCAGCCTCAAGTTGCGGGTGTTTATTGATTGGGTGGTGGAGTTGATGGCGCTGCGAGTGCCGGTTGTGACGCGCCAGTCACTGGCATGA
- a CDS encoding RidA family protein, producing the protein MNKRDVVFPPARHALYERHRYSPAIRSNGFLFVSGQVGSREDGSPEADLRDQVRTAFNNLNAILAEAGCSFDDAVDVTVFMVDPHSTFETIWSVVPEFWGEAPFPTVTAVGVTWLAGFDFEIKVIAKLPEAA; encoded by the coding sequence ATGAACAAGCGCGACGTTGTATTCCCACCTGCCCGCCATGCTCTTTACGAGCGTCACCGCTATTCGCCGGCGATTCGTTCCAACGGCTTTCTGTTTGTCTCGGGACAAGTCGGCAGCCGGGAGGACGGTTCACCCGAGGCAGATCTGCGTGATCAGGTGCGCACGGCTTTTAATAACCTCAATGCAATTCTCGCTGAGGCTGGTTGCAGCTTCGATGATGCAGTGGATGTCACGGTGTTCATGGTCGATCCGCATTCGACGTTCGAAACGATCTGGAGTGTGGTGCCGGAGTTTTGGGGCGAAGCACCGTTCCCGACTGTCACCGCTGTCGGCGTGACCTGGCTGGCGGGTTTCGATTTTGAAATCAAGGTGATTGCGAAACTGCCCGAAGCGGCCTGA
- a CDS encoding putative selenate ABC transporter substrate-binding protein — protein MLKRTLALTAGLALSLSALMTQAAEVLRVSAIPDEAPTELLRKFEPLGAYLEQQLGMKVQFVPVADYPAVVEALATDRLDMAWLGGFTFVQARLKTDATTPVIPLVQREQDAQFTSKFITADPNVKSLADLKGKTFAFGSVSSTSGSLMPRYFMLKNDGIKPEAYFSRVAYSGAHDATVAWVQAGKVDAGVLNASVWQKLVDAGKVDTNKVKVFATTPTYFDYNWTVRGTLDPKLAAKIKKAFLDLDPANPEQKKILDLQAASRFIDTKPENYKGIEEAARAAELLK, from the coding sequence ATGCTCAAACGAACCCTGGCCCTGACCGCCGGCCTGGCCCTGTCTCTTTCTGCATTGATGACGCAAGCCGCCGAGGTCTTGCGTGTCAGCGCGATTCCCGATGAAGCCCCGACCGAGCTGCTGCGCAAATTCGAGCCACTGGGGGCTTATCTGGAACAGCAACTGGGCATGAAAGTGCAGTTCGTGCCGGTGGCCGACTATCCGGCCGTGGTCGAAGCGCTCGCCACTGATCGCCTCGACATGGCCTGGCTCGGGGGATTCACCTTTGTCCAGGCGCGTTTGAAAACCGACGCGACCACCCCGGTAATCCCGTTGGTGCAGCGCGAACAGGATGCGCAGTTCACCAGCAAGTTCATCACCGCCGACCCGAACGTGAAAAGCCTCGCTGATCTGAAGGGCAAGACCTTCGCTTTCGGTTCCGTCTCTTCCACGTCCGGCAGCCTGATGCCGCGTTACTTCATGCTCAAGAATGACGGCATCAAGCCGGAAGCCTATTTCAGTCGCGTCGCCTACTCCGGCGCGCATGACGCCACCGTTGCCTGGGTACAGGCCGGCAAGGTCGATGCCGGTGTGTTGAACGCCAGCGTCTGGCAGAAGCTGGTCGATGCCGGCAAGGTCGACACCAACAAGGTCAAGGTCTTCGCCACCACGCCAACCTACTTCGATTACAACTGGACCGTGCGCGGCACCCTTGATCCGAAGCTGGCGGCGAAAATCAAGAAAGCCTTCCTCGACCTCGACCCGGCCAATCCTGAGCAGAAGAAGATTCTTGATCTGCAGGCGGCCAGTCGCTTCATCGACACCAAGCCTGAAAACTACAAGGGCATCGAGGAAGCCGCCCGCGCCGCCGAACTGCTGAAATGA
- a CDS encoding phosphonate ABC transporter ATP-binding protein, which produces MTLRLHQGSLRHANGVEALRGVDVQIGVGEQVAIIGPSGAGKSSLLNLLATALKPSSGEIEVLGERAWHVSSPQRQRLRARIGLVHQAPPIPPRQRVITAVLAGKLGQWSLGKSLLNLLHPLDVAGARAALAQLDLGEKLFAHCQQLSGGQLQRVGIARVLYQAPEILLADEPVSAMDPVLAGHTLSILARHAREHNVTLVASLHAVELALAHFPRVIGLRDGQVLFDCPSDEVSRDKLDALYANEQLQSPTAAVAPLIVQIPRC; this is translated from the coding sequence ATGACCCTACGCCTTCACCAGGGCAGCCTGCGCCACGCCAACGGCGTCGAAGCCCTTCGCGGTGTCGACGTGCAGATTGGCGTCGGCGAACAGGTCGCGATCATCGGCCCGTCCGGTGCCGGCAAGTCGAGTTTGCTCAACCTGCTGGCAACCGCGCTGAAGCCCAGCAGCGGCGAGATCGAGGTACTTGGCGAACGTGCCTGGCACGTGTCGTCCCCACAACGCCAGCGCCTGCGGGCGCGCATCGGTCTGGTGCATCAGGCGCCGCCGATTCCGCCGCGTCAACGGGTCATCACCGCGGTGCTGGCCGGCAAGCTCGGTCAGTGGAGTCTGGGCAAAAGTCTGTTGAATCTGCTGCATCCGCTGGATGTGGCCGGTGCGCGCGCCGCACTGGCGCAACTGGATCTGGGCGAAAAATTGTTCGCCCATTGCCAGCAATTGTCCGGTGGGCAATTGCAGCGCGTCGGTATTGCCCGGGTGTTGTATCAGGCGCCGGAAATTCTGCTGGCCGACGAGCCGGTCTCGGCGATGGACCCGGTGCTGGCCGGGCATACGCTGTCGATCCTGGCGCGCCATGCCCGCGAGCATAACGTGACGCTGGTGGCGAGCCTGCACGCGGTGGAACTGGCGCTGGCGCACTTCCCACGGGTCATCGGTTTGCGCGACGGCCAAGTTCTTTTCGACTGCCCTTCTGATGAAGTCAGCCGAGACAAGCTCGATGCGCTGTACGCCAACGAACAACTGCAATCGCCAACCGCTGCGGTGGCGCCGTTGATTGTGCAGATCCCGCGATGCTGA